The bacterium DNA window CACCTCGAGCAGCTCCTGATAGCTGATCGTCTCCGGATCGTAAGCTATCTCGACCGCTTCGGCGTGCCCGGTTCGACCGTACGAGACGTCCTTGTAAGTCGGGTCCTTCTCCGGTCCACCGGTATAGCCGGACGTTGTCGAGACAACCCCGGCGAGCTTGTCGAAAGGTGGCTCCATGCACCAGAAACAGCCGCCGGCGAAGATCGCCCGGGCGAGCGTTCCGTCGTGGGTGACGCCGGTGGCGGTTTCGGTTCGGGCTTCCTGGTCGGCGCTGGCGCCCGAACAGGCTACGACCAGGGTCGCGAGAACGGTGAGGATCAGGAATCCGCCGCGGGCGAGTCGGGTCATGGCGCACCTTCTGCCGAATCGGCCGAGTCGGTCTTACGCGTGTAGGCGAGCTTCTGCATCACCGCCCAGGTCTCACCGCCGTCGATCGAGCTCTCTCGCTCGATCTTGAAGGAGTCTCGTTCCAGATCGTAGAGGCGCATGCGCTCGTAGATCGTCAATCCGAACAACAGGCTCGGCGTTTCGGTCACCAGGTCGTCCAGAACCAAGGCGCCCTCCTCGTTCCAACCGCCAGCCAGGATGTCCATGGCGTTAGTGCTCGAATCGATCAGCGTGACCAGGTAGCGCTCGCGGAACTGGTCGTAGGAGAGCGTTCTCATGACTTGAGTGCCGTTCGGATTGGTCCAGGTCTCTTCGAACAGGCCGCCACGAAAGTGAGCCTCGATGACCGAATCGCCTTCGCGCTCGGTAAACGGTGCGGCTGGATTCTGTCGGGATTCGACCGCGATGGTCCAAGACCCGGCAAGGTTCTGCAGTTTCTCCATCCCGAACGGCGCCGGCATGAGGAAGAGTTCATCGTCTATGTCGACGTTCACCTCGATGGCCTGTGCGTCGATCACCCGATGGCGGGTGTACCACTGGGTCTCTGTGTAGTGGGGGATCATCACTCCCGCCACCTCTTGAAAGCTGTCGAAAAAGGTCCGCTGGGTCATCGGCTGACCAAAGTCGGAGCCGGGAGAGTCGCGGGCCACCTCGAGGTAGCTGGACGGATCCAGATACCAGGTCTCCTTGGATTCGTCGGCGCGCTGGAGCTCGATCGCGATCACCTCCTGGCCTTCGAGATCCTGCTTCCCGAGCAGGGTGGCGGTGTGGCCGGAGGCCTCCAGATCAAAGAACGGCGTGGCGAAATCGAGATCCCTTTCCAAGACCGCGCGGTCGGCGCCGTCGATCTTGCGGGCACCCTTGCCGAAGAAACGGTGGTCCCACCAAGGGGTCTCGCCGTCGAAGCCGATGACGACCGACTGGTCACCCCACACGTGGTCGATGTGGTACCTGCGGTCGCGGGTCTTGTGCACGGTGAACGGATGGACCTTGCTGAACGCCGTGAACTCGCCGGTCAGCTTGAAGGAGTCGATCGCGTTCCAGGCGTCTCGGCCGCCCTTGGCTTCGATGTGTCTGGCCACGATCTCGTTGACATCGCCGGCCGCCTCGTGATGCTCGGCGCCCGCTGGCACGGCCGCAAGCGTCAGGGTGAGCAGCAGCGCGCCGGTCGCGTGGTGTCGTTTCATGACGAACCTCCGTGCCGCAGGTCGTAGGCCACCAATTCGGAGTGTGACCTCAGATAGAGGATGCCGTTGGCGAGCGAGGGCGCGGTCCAGGTCTTGCCGCTCAGGGCCTGCACGCTGCCCTCCTCGGTGTAGGCCTCGGGGGTCGCTTTGATCTGCAGCAGGCGCCCACGATCCGAGAGCACGAAGAGATGCCCGTCGGCCAGGATCAGTGAGCCCTTGCCCAAGCCCCTCTTGGCCCAGGCCAGCTCACCGGTGTCGGCCGATACCGCCTTGAGCGTGGCGTTGTCGAAGCCGTAGATGGTGCCCTCGTGGGCCACCGCACTGGAGAAGTGATTACGCAGATGTGGCGCTTTCCAGACTTCGGCGACGCTGGCGCCGTCGTCGCCCTCACGGACCTCGACCAGCTGCGCCCCGACTCCCTGGGCGCCGGAGGCGTAGATCCGGTTGTCGCTGACCAGCACGGGCATCGCATGAGTTTCGCCCCGGGGCCACTCGTGCTGCCAGATCTCTTTGCCGTCCTCGTCGATGCAGCGAAGCTGGCCGCCGGCGATATAGACGTACCGTCGCTCGCCGTTCATGTCCACCGCCAGAGGCGAGTTGTAGCCGGCGCCGCGGGCCTCTCCGGTGGACCACAAGACCTCACCGGTCGAGGCATCGAGTCCAGAATAGGACTTGCCTTCGGGCCCGCCGCCCTCGACGATGACCTTGCCTTGGTCGACCAGTATGGAAGTGGCGAACCCCCAGTTCGGCATGGAGCCGCCGAAGGTCTCCGTGAGATCCAGTCGCCAGTTGATCGTTCCCTCGGCGGCATCGAGGGCCGCCAGGTCGCCGCGGGAGCCGAGCACGTATACGGTGTCGTCAACCACGGTCGGGGTCGAGCGGGGACCGTTGCCGAACTCGGTGTCGAGCTTGTCGCCAACCAGGGTCTTCCAGATCTCGTTTCCGGTGCCGGCATCGAAGACGACTGCGTACTCGACCGGCTTGCCGTCTTCCTCGCCCGCGTACATGGTGTAGAGACGGTCGTCGACGATCGAAGACGCCGAATAGCCTTCGCCGATTGGAATTCGCCAGAGCTCGGTGGGTCCAGCCTCGGGCCAGTCGTGTAGAAGACCGGTTTCGGCCGAGGTCCCGTCCCGGTTCAAACCTCGAAACTGCGGCCAGTCGTTGGCCGCCGCGGTGGTGGCGAGAGCCACGGCCAGGACCGCGGCAAGGGTGGCTGTGGGCAGTTGGCCCCGGAATGGGGATCTCCGCATCAAGTGTCCTCCTGAGACATCTGAATCATGGTCTGGGTACAGCTACGTTGGGCGCAGGACGAGGTTTCGCCGACAGAAAAAGGGCGGCTCGAGCAAGATGTGCCGAGCCGCCTTCAATCGGTGATGTCTTGCGGCGAAACGGATTCAGCGGCGGGGGCGGGCCTCGTTGACGTTGAGCTTGCGACCGCCCATCTCGGTCTGGTCGAGAGCGGCGATCGCCGCGTCGGCCTGCTCACTGTCTTCCATTTCGACAAAGCCGAAGCCCCGCGGCCGGCCGGTTTCACGGTCGGTGATCAGGTTGATGGACATGACCGGACCGAATTCCTCGAACTTCTCGCGCATCTCGTCCTCGGTAGCGGTGAAGGGCAGGTTTCCAACGTAGATTTTCTTCGACATTCTTGCGGTTCTCCTAACTCGACTTGTGACTGAAACGAAGACTGTGGTGGGTCTCGGGCTAATGTACGAATTCTACCTGAAAACCCGTTCGGCGGTCATTCGCGAGTCCAATGGACTGGCTGGGACGCTGGGACGGTTCTTGCAGCGAGGGGTGAGTTCGAAGGAACCGCGGGCCGGGAGACTCTAACAAAACATGAAGCCGTCGGCGGAACCGGTTCGTACATTCAGCGTATCGAGTGTTAAGGGAGAAACACCTTGCTAGAGCTATTTCGAGATCGCCGGCCGCTTTCGCAGATCGGCGGTCTTCGCGCCTATTTCCGGCAGGTGGCCTGGTCTTTCTGGTGGCGCTACGAGCTGCGCAGGCGCGCCCGATCGGCCAACCAGCCCGAGCCCTTGACTTAGACGCCGCCACGATTCGAGCCCGGGGACTGAACGTCCCCGTCTCTGAACGCGAGCGTCACCTCGAGGCGGCGCCCTCCGAAGGTCCTGAGCAGGGTAGTCTCAGAGTCCCGAGGGGCCTCGGGGCGGCTCATGACGATTCGTCGGACATTCGGCTTGGCGCTATTGTTGGCGTCGATCTGGTTCTTGACGCCGATGTTTCTCCGCCGTTTCACCGATAGCGCTCTTTTCTATCCCGAGCGCGGCCAGTGGCGGACTCCCGCGGCCCTCGGATTGCCCTTCGAGGAGATCTGGCTGGACGCCGAGGGCGATCGCGCTCAGAGCTGGTGGGTCGCCGGAGAGGAACCGGGCGCGGTCGTCGTGATGTTCCACGGCAACGCCGGCACCATTGCCGACCGGCTCGAGAACGTGGCGGAGCTCGTTTCCAGGTTCGGTGTCAGCGTCTTGCAGGTCGAGTACCCCGGCTACGGGGAGTCGGGCGGACATCCGTCGGAGCGGTCGCTCTATGCGGTCGGCGAAGCCGGCCTGCTCGAGGCCAGACGGCGAGCCGGAGCCCGGAAACTGGTGCTGTTCGGCCGTTCGCTGGGTGGAGCCGTTGCCATCGAGGCGGCGATCCGGCATCCGGTCGACGGTTTGATCGCAGAATCCACTTTCACCAGTCTTCGTGACATGGCGTCGTCGAGCGGCATCCCGCTGGCTCGATATCTTGTGGCCTATCGCTTCGACTCGCTGGCGAAGATCGGCCGCGTTCGCGCGTCGGTGCTGCTGCTCCACGGCAGCCGAGACGAGGTCGTTCCCTACGCGATGGCGCCGCGGCTTCTCGAGGCGGCGACGAGCGCTTCCCGAAAGGCGCTGCACACCGTGGCGGGCGGCTCGCACAACGACACCTGGGTCCTTGGCGGAGAGGCGTACTGGGCGGCTTGGGCGGAGTTCTTGAACAGCCTGGCACGTTAGAGGCTACTGCAGGTAGCCCAGGGCCTTGAGCTGTTCGCGCGTTGTCTCGTCCATCTCACGCGCCTCACCGCCGTCGTCTTCGTCGATCTCGACTTCAAAGGCAGGAGCATTCCACCAGTCTCGAAGCTGGCGGCGCAGGCGCTGGAGCTCGCGCGGGAAGCGCTCGGCCACGTTCTCGAGCTCCTCGGGGTCGTTGTCGAGATCGTAGAGAATCCAGGGCACGCCCTCGCCACCGATCCAGCGCTGGTCGCTCGAAACGGTGGCGTTGGTCAGCTTGAATCGCCGGTCGCGCACGACCTTGAGCCACTTCCGATTCTCGCCGTAGCCGGCCTCGGTGAACGCAATCATCGGAGCGGACGGCGCCGGCGCTTCCTGCCACAGGCGCGGCTCGAGCGAGTGTCCCTGCATCCAGGAGCCATCGTCGAGATCCACGCCCGCTGCCTCGAGAAGGGTCGGCGTCAAGTTGATCAACTCCACGGGCTCTCTGTCCACGCCGGGTGGGACGATGCCGGGGAAGTGGATGATGAAGGGAACTCGAACGCAGGTCTGGAACCCGAAGCGTCCGTGGTCGAAGTAGTAGTGGTGCTCGCCGAGCGACTCGCCGTGGTCGGAGGTGAACGCGGTCAGGGTGTTGTCGAGTAGCCCTTTGGCCTCCAGCGTTTCGAGAAGCCGGCCGATGTGATGGTCGGCGTACGCGATCTCGGCGTCGTAGCGGGCGATGTAGAAGCCGAGGTCGTCGCGGTCGTCGAGGACCTGAGACGAGCCGATGCCGGTCATTTGCATCCGCGGGCGATCGCGTCGGATCGCGATCTTGGGCTCATCGGAGTACCACTCGTCATCTTGGAACCGATCGCTCCACTCGCCGGGGGGAGTATAGGGCGCGTGGGGGTCGAGATAGTGAACCCAGAGGAAGTAGGGCTTTTCGCCGTTCAACCCCTCGATGATCGCGTTGGCCAGGGCGTTGACCGTCGCGGCCGCGGTGTTGTCGGCTTCCGGTGTGGGTGGTGGCGTCTTCCAACTTTCCAAGTAGGTGTCGAACCCCTGACCGAAGCCGAACTCGCTGCCCACGGCGCCGTTGGAGACCACGGCGTGAGTCTCGTAGCCCTGGTCCTTGAGAACCTCGGGAAGCATGCGGAAGCCCTGCGGCAGCGGAATGCCGACTTTCCGCACGATGCCATTGTCCTTCGGGTACGTGGCGGTGAAGATGGATGCGAAGGAAGGGCCGGTTTTCGGCCACTGAACGGACGCGTTCTCGAAGAGCACGCCTTCGGCCGCCAGTGCGTCGATGACCGGCGATGTGGCCCGAGGGTAGCCGTAGCTCGAGAGATGGTCGGCGCGCAGCGTGTCGACCGTGATCAAGAGGATATTTGGACGCTCGGGAAAGCGCGATTTCGAGCAGGCCCCCATTGCCAAGACGCTCGAGATGCTGAAGAGGCCGAGCGTGATGCCCGCCACCGGGCTCGACTTCACGAAGAGCCTACGCAGGGAGAAGGACTGCTGATTCATTGTCGGTTGAGTTGCCCGATGCGCCGGGTGTCGGCGCTCTCGAGCGGGTAGGACGCGGCATCATACTACGCCTCCCGCGGGTGGCGCCGGCCGGACGAGCGACCAGCGCTCGTCCGGGGGCTAGTGGGCCGTAACAGAGGAATCGCTACTGCCTGAGCGGCCCTCAGCTCCGGTCTCGGCGTTGCGGCTCCTCGACATAGCTGCGGCTATGCCTGCGTCGCCGCGCCTTGACCCCGAAGCCGATGACTCGCCCATCCAGTAGCGATTCCTCTGTTACGGCCCACTAGTGTGGCTCTATAGGCTTCGGAGACCGGATACGCTTCGACACTTCGGAGTTCGTTCGGTGATCCGGGAGCCTGGCTGGCGCAACTCGTTGGGGGCGGCCTCCAGCGCCGGGCTGGCGCAGTGAGCCACCCTGGCGCGCCGGCTGCGGGGGAGAGGTCTGTGAACCCTTCCGGAAGAGACGCGGCAAGATGCGCGTCAGCAACCATAGTGCGACGACGATGAACCAGATCCAGTCGCTCATTTGGCTCAGTTCGGGCATTCGGCGGTCTCCTCGATTCTCGGCTGGCGGCGCAGCCCGATCTTCAAACTATATCTCGGGGGTTCGGGCCTCGTGGCACGACCACCGAGAGTCGGCCGAGAAGGCCGCTCTAGCGCTCGAGCACCACGATCCTGGTCGACAGACCGCGACCGGTCACCGACACGTCGAGGGCTTCCAGCTCCTTCTGGGTCAGCCGCTCCGGGGTCGAGAACGCGAGCAGATACTGGCTGCGCAACTCCGCGTTGATGACTTCGTAGACGGCTCCGAGCTCGTTCATGTCGGCGATCGAGAAAACGCGCCCGCCGCTGTCTGTGCTGAAACCCTCCAGGAACGCGTCGACCGGGAAGGTCTTCTTGGGCTTCTTCTGCATCCAGGCGCCGGGGAGCCGGTTGGCCAGATCGCTGATCGCGATGACATATACCGGAACCCCAAGGCGGCGGGCTTCTTCAAGAGCTCGCTTGGGGCCGAACTTGCTACCGTAGTCGCGGCCGTCGGTCAGGAGAACCAGAGCTCGCCGGCCCGGCTCGCGTTCGAATTGCGCCAGCGAATAGACGACGGCGTCGTAGAGCGCCGTGTTGCCACCGACGCGCAGACGGCCGAGAGCCGGCACCAGGATCCCGAGGTTACCGCTCAGTCCCTGCGCCAGTCGAGGCTGAGTGTCGAAGTCGACCAGGAAGGCGCGGTCGTCGTCGAGGACGGTTTGCGACAGGAAGCGCGCCGCCGCTCGCTTGGTGTCTTCCATCAAGAAGTCCATGCTCTCCGAGCTGTCGATGATCAAACCCAAGACCAGGGGTACCTCGTCGGCCAGTGCGAAGCGCTCGATCGGGATTTCACGTCGTCCCTGGGTGAGACGGAATCGATCGCGATCCAGATTCTGGACCGGATTGCCCTTGGCGTCGGAGACGACGGCGTACACCTCGACCAGGTTGACCTCGATTCTCTCGCTCACTGCCTGCTCGGAGAAGAGCCTCGCGTCTTCGACGCTGTCACCGCTTTCCAGGTAGGCGACGACGCGCAGGAAATCCGAGGGGTCCTGGCTTTCCGCCAGCAGCACCTCGAACGGCGCCGCAGACAACGTCGCGACGAGCTCCTGGTTCTTGTAGAACTCGACCCGGTTCAACCTCTCGGCCGGTGGCACCGAGACGCTTGCCGTGACCCGTGTCTTGCCGTCGCCGACGCTCTCCAGATCGCCAATTCGAACCGCGAAAGGCTGCTGGTCGAGGTTGACCGTGATCTCGTCTTCACCCAGCTTGAGGTCTTGGAAACCGAACGCCTCGACCCGGACCAGCCGGGCTCGCGGAGTCGGCCCCAGGTCGAGCGTGGCCGAAAACGGCGGGCGCTCGTCCTCGGCAACGCGCTCGCCGTCCAGATAGAAGACGGCGGAGCGAATGCCTCCCATGGTCGCAACGGTGCGAAAGCGGACTCTGCCGACCGCCGGCCGCTGAGTGGGGGCGATCAGCTTGATGATCTCCGGCCCGGCCTCGGGTTCGTCGGCGGTTGCCGGCGGCTCCGCAACTGGCTTGCCGGTCTCGTAGGGGGTGGTTCTGGGCAACCGCACCACGCCTGGCGGTGTCGTCCCCGGCCGGCTCGCCCCGGGAGTAGCGGAGGCCGATGCGCTCAAGACGGCCAGGCCGACCTCGACTTCGTTGAGCTCGTCGGTCAAATCGACCGCCGCTGCGCCCCAGCCGCCGGATGTCAGGTTCTCGACCGCCACCGCCGCGTCCTGAAGATCCTCCGGAACAGAGGCTCGGATGAGATACGCCCAGCCGGAGGTATTGCCAGTGGCGACGGCGTCCGAGCTCCATTCGACCAGGCTGTGAAGAACCAGTGGTTCCCGGTCCACCGCCGGCACCAGCAAAGTGATCGCCCACCGCGTTCCTGCCGCCGGTGCCTCGCCCGTGAACAGGCTGACTGCCAGTTCCGCTTCCGACGCGCCATCGTCGAGAGCCAGTTCCGCGTTCACTTCGAGCTCGCCGCTGGCCAGTTCACCCGATTCGAGCAACCGGTCGGCGCGGAGCAGATTGCGGCTCTGGGCGAGCGTCGCCCCGAGACCCTGCGCCTGGGCGGCGCCCGCTCCCGCGATCGAGAGCAATACGCTCAGAGCCGAGCAATAGCGACGCAAATCGACGTTCGGCTCAGTTGCCGATCTCCCTTACTTCTTCGAGTAGCAGGTACTTGTGGTTGTCGTGCTGAAGTCGCAGGTAACTGCCGTTGGAGCCCTTGACGTGGCCGTCGAGCTCTTCCCGGCCCGCGAAGGCGATCGAGTCGCCTTCGTCGATCCGTTTCAAGGCTCGCAAAACGGTTTGGTCCCTGGGCACGAGGTGCAGCGCCAGGATCGTTCCCTCCGGCTGTTTCTTGGCGGTCCAGTAGAAGTTGCCGCCACCGGAATCGCCGAGCTTGACGACGCCCGGGTCGCTGTATTCGCCGGTGGTCAACACCACGTGATGGGTGAAGAAGGGCGCGGGCTTGTACTTGGCTCGATCGATCAGCCGGACGTCTCCCGAGTGCGTGACCTGCGGCCCCCAGTCGGCTTCATAGCGAACGGCTTTGTACTGGATGGCTCCCGCCTCGGCGGCGATAACGGTGTTGCTGACGACGCGCCGCGCCGAAGGACCGCGCAGATAGACAAACGCCGCTGCGACAACGAGGACCAGGAGTACGCGCCGGGTGGTCATGGACTCAATAGCCGAGCGTCGCGCCCAGCGAGACGGTTTCGAAAGTGTCGGCGATGCGCGAGACCTCCGCAAAGGCCCCGAAAGGTCCCAGAACCTCGAAGCGAACGCCCACTCCCAGGATGTACTCCTCGTCGTCGAGCTTCGCCAGCGAGGTGCCGGCGAAGGCCTCGGTGACGTCGCTTTCCCAGGTAGCGATGCCGAGGCGACCGTAGAGCGAAAAATGCTCGGTCAGCGGCCAGTGGGGGAGTACCGAGATGGCGATGGCCGTGGAGTCGACCTCTGCGGGTGCGACCAGGGCGGTGCACAGGACTTCGGGATCCGAACAGATACTCAACTCCTCGGCGGTGCCGAGGTCGTGGTACGTGCCTTCGATCGCCAGATGCTCGCTGATGTGGAATCCGATCCCAAAGCTCCAGCCTTCGTCGTCGTCGTCGATCAGGCGTTCGAAATCGGCTTGCACGTCGATATCGGTAGATGCGTTGAGGATCGCTCCGGTTACGTAAAGGGGGCCGGAAGCGCTCGCGGCCGCCGGCAGACCGGCTGCCAGGCCGGCCGCCAGGAGGCCTGCCGCCATCGTTGTCTTGAGTTGTCTCATCTCGCGATCTCCTTGTTAACGGAAACGGAGGGTGTGCCGACGTCTGACCCGCTTCCCCGGATTCGTCAGCACGCTACGTGCCATCGAGCCCGATCTTCGCGCTACCCTCCAGCCCTGACCGCCGCCAGGACCAGATCGGCCGATTCCTCCGCGTCGTAGGCGCCTCCCGTCATGTCCCCGTAGCGCGCTGCGATCTCGAATCCGTTCTCGGGCAGGATCCGCTCCAGCTCGGCTCTCTTCCAGGCTCTCAGCCGAACCTCCTTGGCGGCTTCGACCTCGACCGGCCGATCGCTACCTGGTTCGAGGGTAAACGTCGTCGGATAGAACCAGACATAGCGGTCGTCGCCATCGGCTCGGAGCAGCCGCAGGAACACGATCTCGCCCGGCCCCTCGGGATCTTCACGGAAGTTCACGGGTAGGTGCCGGATACCGCGCGAGACGATTCGCTCGTAGTTGAGCAGCTGGATCAGGAGCCGACCGTGTGGCAAGAGCACACTCGCCGTCTGGTGCAGGGTCTCCGCGAGAGCGTCGTCGTCGAGATGTGGGAGGACGTTGCCGAGGCACATGGCGAGCCCGAAGCGTTCGTCCGTGAGACGGCCAACCTCGGTCAGATTGCCCTCGATGAAGGTCGGCCCGTCCTTGAATTCGTTCTCGAACTCGCGAGCCTTGCTGATCTGCGCCTCGTTGCGATCCACGCCCAAAGAGCGTACGCCCTCGGAGGCGAGATGCCGCGCGTGCTCGCCGGTGCCGCTGCCCAGGTCGATGACGCTTCTCTCCGGCGAGCGGCCGATCTCGTTTTCGAGAAACGGCCACTCGCGCCGGATCCGCTCAGGCCAGGCAATCAGGCGGCGATAGTTGAGCCGGCTGTACGGGCTGTCGGCTCGAGAGTGCATCTTCGAGAGCTGGTCGACCCGGCGTGAGAAGCCCAACAGGTTGTTGGCGTTATCGGTCCCCGCGCTTCTTGACCGATGTGCTCGGATGGTGGCCACGGGCGTCCGGATGCCCGGACGCGACGTCGCCACCCGACGTCACCGGCCCGGACCCTTCGCCGACGATCTCCACGTCGCCCGCCTCGACCAGTTTCTTGAACGATTTGCGGTCGGCATCCTGGGTCGCTATCTGGCCCTCTCTGCCCGGCCCCAGGTGCAAGACCCGGCCGCGCGACAGATGAATCTTGAGTGGCCTTCTGGATTTGTTGAGTATGGATTTCATGAGCTCATCATACCGCTGGTGAAGACCGGCCGGTCCCCCACCTGCACCGGACGCGAGCGTTCCGCCGAGTTGACCGGGTCGGGTTTTCAGACTACCGCTGCAGGAACAGGCGCCGGTACCAGGGGACGCCTTGCTCCTTGAGCCGCTTGCGCGCCTCCTTGCGATGCTCCTTGTCCTCCTTGCGCGCCAGCTTGGCCAGGAACGCTTCGCCGTCACGCTGGTGGCAGTCCTTGTACTTCGAGCCGCTGCCGCACGGGCAAGGGTCGTTGCGGCCGATCTTCTTGGTGTGCCGCGGTGCGGGGTTGTTCGAGAACCCCGGCCAGACGACCTTGCTGTGCTGTTTTCTGCCTCGGGTCGACATACCGCCATTTTAGAACATGCCTTCGGCGATTGGCCGGAGAATCCGTACGAGGCGGCTTGGGGCAAGAGCGCTGTGGCAGGTTGGCCAGCGCGTTGACGGCGGCTCGGCAGGCGATTCTCCAGGGGCCGGCTCGGGCTTCCCAGACTGCCAAGTCCGGGCCCTCGCCTGCGCGCCGCTGCGCGCAGACCGACCGCAATCTACGTCTCTCCTCTAGAACCGGAGGTGCTTCACCGTCAGCCCTTCGTTGATGAGCTGAGACAGCGAGTCGATTCCGATGCGCAGGTGGCGATCGACGAAAGACTCGGTCACCTGGCGGTCGCTGGCTTCGGTCTTGACACCCTCCGGGATCATCGGTTGATCCGAGACCAGCAATAGCGCACCGGCAGGTATCTTGTTAGCGAAAGCCACGGTGAAGACGGTCGCGGTCTCCATGTCGATGGCCATCGCCCGGACCTCGCGCAGGTACTTCTTGAAGTTCTTGTCGTGCTCCCAGACCCTGCGATTGGTCGAATAGACCGAGCCGGTCCAGTAGTCGAGATCGTGATCCCGGATCGTGGTCGAGATGGCCTTCTGGAGCGCAAAGGCCGGCAGCGCCGGCACCTCCGAGGGCATGTAGTCGTTCGAAGTGCCCTCGCCGCGAACCGCGGCGATCGGCAGGATCAGGTCGCCGATCTGGTTCTTCTTCTTCAGCCCGCCGCATTTGCCGAGGAACAGGCAAGCCTTGGGATTGACCGCCGACAGAAGATCGAGCACCGTGGCGGCGTTGGCGCTACCCATGCCGAAGTTGACGATCGAAATTCCGTCGGCGGTGGCGTTCGGCATCGGCCGGTCGCCACCGTGGATCTCGGCACCGTAGAGATCTGCGAACTTCTCGACGTAGTTCCCGAAGTTTGTCAGCAGGATGTATTTGCCGAAGTCGTCGACCGCCGTACCCGTGTAGCGGGGCAGCCAGTTTTCTACGATGTCCAACTTGGTCAACATGGCGGCGGACAGTATCGCACGAAGTCCGGTCTGCCGCCGGGGAAGCTAGGCCGTCTCGACGAGCTGGGGCTCGCCCCTCGCCGGCCCGCCGGGAGGCGGATGCGCGGGTAGAAAGGCCCTCGGCAGAAGTCCTCGCTCCCTGAGGAGCTCGGCCGTTCGGCGATGGGTGGCCTCGATCGGGCCGTCGGTGAAGACCCGTGCGAAGAGCTCGCGGTGCTCGGGGTTCGGTGGCTCCCATTCCCGGCGCTGGCGCGCCATGATCTCGACGCGTCCGTCCGAGCGGGTGTCGTGGAGCTGACGGTCCTCGAGACGCCGCTGTTGTTCGTCCGGCGCGCAGGCGGCCTCCAGAAACAACAGCCGGGCGCCCGCCCGCTGGGCCAGCTCGAAGACCGGGAGCCGACCGCCCTGGGTTTTGAAGGCGCCGTCGACGGCGACCGGGAACCCCGCATGAAGCAGGTTCTCGGCCCGGTCGCATACCTCTTCGTAGGTGCGCCGGTTCATCTCGGGTGAATAGAGCCCGGCGTTGTAGGGCACGTAGACGCGCGTGTTCTCTCCGACGCCCGAGATCTGCTTGCGAACGGCATCGGTGGAGAGGACGTGCCATCCGTAGTGCTCTCGCAGGTGTCGCGCGATAAGAGTCTTACCGGTGCCCATGAGCCCGTAGACGACCACCAGGGGTGGCTTCAACCGGCCTTGCGCGTATCGGTAGGCCAGTCCGAAGTGGCGGCGCGCG harbors:
- a CDS encoding methyltransferase domain-containing protein, which gives rise to MHSRADSPYSRLNYRRLIAWPERIRREWPFLENEIGRSPERSVIDLGSGTGEHARHLASEGVRSLGVDRNEAQISKAREFENEFKDGPTFIEGNLTEVGRLTDERFGLAMCLGNVLPHLDDDALAETLHQTASVLLPHGRLLIQLLNYERIVSRGIRHLPVNFREDPEGPGEIVFLRLLRADGDDRYVWFYPTTFTLEPGSDRPVEVEAAKEVRLRAWKRAELERILPENGFEIAARYGDMTGGAYDAEESADLVLAAVRAGG
- a CDS encoding porin family protein; the protein is MRQLKTTMAAGLLAAGLAAGLPAAASASGPLYVTGAILNASTDIDVQADFERLIDDDDEGWSFGIGFHISEHLAIEGTYHDLGTAEELSICSDPEVLCTALVAPAEVDSTAIAISVLPHWPLTEHFSLYGRLGIATWESDVTEAFAGTSLAKLDDEEYILGVGVRFEVLGPFGAFAEVSRIADTFETVSLGATLGY
- a CDS encoding AMP nucleosidase — encoded protein: MLTKLDIVENWLPRYTGTAVDDFGKYILLTNFGNYVEKFADLYGAEIHGGDRPMPNATADGISIVNFGMGSANAATVLDLLSAVNPKACLFLGKCGGLKKKNQIGDLILPIAAVRGEGTSNDYMPSEVPALPAFALQKAISTTIRDHDLDYWTGSVYSTNRRVWEHDKNFKKYLREVRAMAIDMETATVFTVAFANKIPAGALLLVSDQPMIPEGVKTEASDRQVTESFVDRHLRIGIDSLSQLINEGLTVKHLRF